From Stenotrophomonas sp. SAU14A_NAIMI4_8:
ACCAACGCCCTGCAGGACGCCCAGTTGGCGCGTCACGAGCAGACCCTGCTGAAGATCGACTCCCTGAGCGAGCAGCTCACCGAGACCAATAAGAACCTGGCTGTGTTCCAGGAGCAGCTCAAGGAGGTGCGCAATGAGCCGCGCCAGTGAAGAAGCCGCTGATGCCCTGCATGCTCTGACCTTCGAGGTGATCCAGCAGGAGATTCAGGGCTACCGTGACCGCAACGAGCCGGTGCCTCCCGCCCTCATCGGGCAGGCCATCAAGATCCTGAAGGACAACGGCATCGAGTCGCCAGTGCGAGCGCAGAAGGCGCACGACGCCATGGCCCCGCACCTCCCTGACTTCGGTCCGGAGGATGCCCACTCCGGCGTGCCCCACTGATCAGAAGCGCGCTTCCGCAGCTTTGCAGTTCGCTTGATAAATCACGCGGCTGCTCTCCCGATCTTCGAGGAGCATGTCGCCGGTATAGCGTTCAAGCGTGAGGAAGCGCACGCCTCCGTCCTTGGAAACAAGCTGCCCGGTGTAGCGATCCGGGGCGAGAGTCAGCGAGCCCGCGACCCAGCCAATGTCTGAGGGCATGCGCGCCTGCGTCTTCGCGGCGTCAAGCGTTATCGTGACCTCGATCTGCATCGGCCCGTCTGTCTTCGTGTAGAAGACGCCCTTGCACACCAACGCCGATGCTTCGGCGCTCCCCGCTGCAGCAAGGGCCATCAGCCCGCCCAGTACGTACTTCATATCCGCTCCCCTAGTGGAGCGCGAAGTCTAGCCTGATCGGGCCGCCCTGGGCTTCCTCTTGGCCCTCTCCGCCGCCCCTACGGGGCCGCCTCCGAGGGCCTGCTCCATCCGTACCTCCCTGCCGCTGCGCGCGCCCCTTGGGCACGCCTGGGGGCCTCTGCGGGCAAATGTATCCGTGAGCGAATCTAAATCCTATCCCGAATGGGTGACCTGCGAGACCGAGCGTCGGATGTTCGACGACTTCCGCGTCTTCCTGTTCGTCCTGTGGAAGCACCTGAAGCTACCTCCGCCGACCAAGCGCCAGTACGCCATCGCCCAGTACGTGGCGACCGGACCACGGCGCCGAATGATCCAAGCATGGCGCGGTGCGGCGAAGACCTGGATCACCTGTGCGTACGCCCTATGGCGTCTCTACAGGAACCCGAACGAGCGCATCAAGATCGTCTCGGCCAACGAAGACAAGGCCATCGAGAATGCCGTCTTCATCAAGCGCCTGATCCACGAGGTGAGCCACCTCCAGTTCCTGAAGGCGAAGGGCAGTCAGCGCGACGCGACCCAGGCCTTCGATGTCGGCCCCTCCGACGCCGCAGTGACCCCGTCGGTCTCCTGCGTGGGCATCACCGGCCAGCTCACTGGCGGCCGTGCAACCATCCTCATCTCCGACGACGTCGAGGTGCCGAAGAACTCCCTGACCGAGGCGATGCGCGAGCGTCTGGCCGAGCTGATCAAGGAGTACGACGCGCTGGTGGTGCCTGAGGGCTTCGACATCATCTACCTGGGTACACCCCAGACTGAGCAGTCGATCTACAAGAAGGTCCGCGAGCGCGGCTACGCGTGTCGCATCTGGCCTGTCCGCTACCCCATCGACCCGAACAAGTACGACGGTGCCCTGTGCCCCGAACTGCTGGCCGAGCTGCTGGGCGATCCGTCGCTTGCCGGCCGGACCGTGGAGCCCTCACGGTTCACCGATATGGACCTTGCGGAACGTGAGGCGTCCTATGGTCGCTCCGGCTTCGCCCTGCAGTTCATGCTCGATACGTCGCTGGCGGATGCTGACCGCTACCCGCTGAAGACCTCTGACCTGATCGTCACCGACATCGACAACGACGTCGCCCCGGTCAAGCTCGTGTGGGCCAGTGGTCCGCAGCAGTGCTACGGCGATGACATCCCCAACCTGGGCTTCACCGGGGACCGGATGTACCGCCCGATGAACACCTCAGACGTCTTCAAGGAATACCAAGGGCGCCTGCTGGTGATCGACCCCTCGGGCCGAGGCGGAGACGAGACCGCATGGGTGGTGCTGTACCTGCTGGAGGGCAACCTGTTCCTGAAGGCCTGGGGTGGATTCCGGTCCGGCTACGACAAGGCATGCCTGGACGGACTGGCCCTCACTGCCAAGCAGTACCGGGTGAACCATGTGCTCATCGAGAGCAACTTCGGTGACGGCATGTTCGCCGCCCTGCTGGAGCCGGTGATGTCCCGCGTGTACCCCTGCACCCTTGAGGAGGTCCGAGCGACCGGCCAGAAGGAGCGCCGGATCATCGATGACCTGGAACCCGTGCTCAATCAGCACCGCCTGATCGTGGATGCCCGCGCTGCCAAGGCTGATGCCGAGGCCTGCAAGGGTGATGAGAAGGAACAGAAGTACAGCCTGCTGTATCAGCTCACACGCGTCACCAAGGATCGCGGGTGCCTGCGCCATGACGACCGCCTGGACGCGCTTGCACACGGCGTGAGGTGGTTCCTGACGAGCCTGAGGGTGGACGCTGAGACCCAGGAGCGGGAGCACCTGAAGAAGCTGGACGAGGCCCGATGGGCAGGGTTCTTCTCGCGGAGGGCTGAGGCCTCGTCTGCGAGCACCAGCAACTTTGCCCGGTCCAGGCACCGCTGACGGAGAGAGTAGGGCAGGGGATCATTGATCGGTCCCCTGCCTCTCCTGAGGTCCACCTGTGTGGTCCTGATGTGGTGCGGGACAAGGGAGTCGAACCCTCACGCCAAAGGCGACGGCACCTAAAACCGTTGCGTCTACCAATTCCGCCAATCCCGCAGTGCCCGGCAAGTGTACCTGAGGAGCGCCTCGCTTAGACGCGGAGGCGCTCCTCTACCGGTTAGCCCTTCAGCTTGTCGCCTGTTGGGATCGCGTGATCGAAGCAAACGACTGGCTGGCGCTCCGGTGGGTGTTCAATCTGCTTCTGTTGGGCGGCGGGCGGTGGCGGGGCAGGTGGCGCATCCTTCTCTTCTTGGCTCATAAGATCACCTTTTGGATTAAGTAGTTGGACCTTAACAGGCTTCTCATCCGCGCCCAGTGTAACCCCTAGATACGGGAGGCCAGTAAGAGCAAACCCGATAAGACTGCCGGCCAATAGCCGGTTTGCCCAATATATCCATTTGTTCTTGCGTTGGTTCTCAGTGCTGTTGTGCCCGGCCGCATTGGCATAGAGCCTGTCCATCCTTACGTAGAAGGCCGTTAACGCCTTCCCTGCTGTGACCTCTAGGGCTTCGTCGGGTTCGGCTACCCCCTGATACTGCTTCTCGTAGTGCTGCCGGTCCTCAAGCAGCGTGCGCATGTCGGTGGCGTGGTGATACTCGTACCCGAATACAGCCAGAGCGAGACACACCAACGTGCCGACTAGCGCTGCACCAGTGAGGAGCGCGCCTGCGATGAGTAGGTGGTTACTTACACTGCATTCGCCAGTAATGGCCTTCGACATCGCATAGAGGCCGCCAATCAGTAGGGTCGTTGCACCGATCTGAAGCGAGAGACCAGCGTTCAGCGTCTCCTTGCGTTGCAGCTCCCAAAAGTGATGATCCTTGAATGTGCTATCCCGTTCCATTAGGTCGTTCCAGTTCGCATCGCCGGAGGATACGCCAGCAACCTCGCTGAATCAGCCGTTTCTGGGGAAAAATCCGAAGGGGTCTCGATAGATCGGACCGCGCCAAATCCCCCCTGGCCCCCGGCGTTGGAACGCGTTCGCCCTGGCCTCCTTCCGCCGTCCTGAGGGCACCTGCAGGGGCCTGGATGGCACACATCGGGCACACATGCGGCGTAAGTGATTGATGGGCAAGGGCAGTGCATTGGATAGCGCATCCTGTGAGGCACACATGGGGCATGCCTGAGGTGGCCTGAGGGGCTGCATAGGGCAGGGCATGGGGATGCCTCAGGTGCCGCAGATTCCCGCGCCCTCTCGCCCCTATCTGTCTTTTTCGACCCGGCCACCCACGCCCACCTGAGGCCCACTCAATGCCCGCCTGCGGCATGCATGAGGACACGGGGACCGCTTGCCCCTGAGGACCAACGCTAGGCCGCCTGAGGATCGCTGAGGGGCGCACCTGAGGGCAGGGCGCTGTATCGCTGCGGCTCACACCTGAGGACGCCTGAGGGTTCCTGAGGTGCGTTCGCGCGGGCCTATATGAGATGGGGCAGCGCAGAGCAGGCATGCACCCGTCGAAAACTGCGCAAGTGTTGGGGCAGTAGGGCTGCGGCCCTGTCCGGACGTCCTAAATGCGCACCGCGAAACATCCTGTGTAGGATGCAAATCAATCACTTACGAAATATCCGTTGACGGAGATGCATCCGCAATGGGATGATTCTCTCACCGGCGGCGCTGAGGCCAACGGGACAGGGGTTCAGCCCCACCGCTCTTTCCCAACATAGCGCCACCCACCCGCAAGGCTTGGGGATGCACCTTCGCAAGAGGGTGCATCAACGAACCCACCGGAGTAACACCGCATGAAGCCTGTTGAGGATATCAAGCGCGGCGAGTTTGTCCGCAAGGTCAACAACGACGGCAGCGAGCAAGCCCGCACCTACCAGCGCGGCGACTACTGCCCCAGTACCAAGCGCTACGCATTGATCGACTGCGACAACGTAAGCCGGGAGGTCTACGTGAAGCGCGGAACGATCCTGTCCACCGAGTTCACCTACTGAGGAATGAGCATGGCACACGACACCTACTTGACCGCTGCCGACGGCACCGTGATTCAGTACGGCCCACGCCGCGAGGACCACGACGGCGAAATGCTCGCCTGCGATCCGCTGGATAAGGGCGCAGTGTGGAGCGTCTACGTGATGCCCAAGGACACCATCGGTTTCACCTGGGTGGCCGACTGCGACAACCTGATGATTGCGGGCTTGCTCGCCAACGCCCTGAAGGATTACCACTCGTGATTCCTGTATTCGCCGCCTGCTGCTTGTCGGGCTACCTCATTGGCCGCGCTGTGGCCCGTCGTTTTCTCTAATACATCAGTCAAAGGATATGCATCCCATGAGCGAACAAATTGCAACGCTGAGCGCCCCAAAGGACAACGGAAAGAACCTCGGCGGGGATAAAGAGACCGTCGAGACGTTCAACCTCGTAGTGCGGAACAAAGTCGGCGAGATGTTCACCGCTGTAACCCTGAGGCTCTACATGGGCAGGTCTCGCGGAGCATCGACGGTCTACGCGTCTATCTGGGTCGGCGGCCAGTACAGCAGCGGCGCCTCCTACTACACCGCAGGGCACGGGCAGGCGGGCGGCTACGGCTACTGCAAGCGGTCGTCGGCTGCTGCGGCCGCGATCCAAAGTGCGGGCATTGGCTTGCACAAGTCCATTGCCGGTGTCGGCCACCGAGCGATTGAGGACGCATTGCGTGCCATCGGCACGGCCATGGGCTACTCCGAAATGCTGCTGGTGAACAACTGAGGTTGCCAGTCGGTGCGCCTTCCATGAGGGCGCATCCGCTGACCACCACGGGGACACCCTATGCACGACACCGCTGACTACATCGACGCCCATCGCTGGATTCTGGAGAACGCCCAATGATCACTGCCTACGCCGTCACCTACACCACGCGCGCCGGTAGTCCCAACACCTGCCATGTGGCCGCATCCACTGAGGAGGACGCCAAGCGGGCAATTCGTTGGCTCGCGCCGGGGGCAATCATCACCCGCGTCGAACCCATTGAGTGATTCCGCTGTGTCCACCTTTCGCCCTGGCATTGAGGCGGACACCCCGGAACCACTTCACCCACCACGCGCCAAGGGCGCAGTACACTGAGGACACCCGATGACACCCCGAGCTAAGTCGATGGACGCCCAAAAGGTAGACGCCGAAATTGCCAAGCTGATCGCCGAAACGTCGAAGATCAACGCGGAATCGCGTTGGTATCCGTTCGTCGTCGGCGCGGCCTTCTTCGGCGCCGCTGCGGCCTTCACCAAGCTGTTCCTGTAACGCCCTAGCGGCCCTGCCGCCACCCCTCTGAGCGCGGCCCTACGCGGCCCGCTCGCGGCCCCTGTGCCGCCACTCCCTACCCATCCCAAAGCGCCCGCCCGGTGCCCCTCAGGCGGCCCGGCGCTGCGCGTCTGTGCATCGGAGCCACACCATGAGCAACGAACCCGTGAGCCGCCAGCGCGACC
This genomic window contains:
- the terL gene encoding phage terminase large subunit — encoded protein: MFDDFRVFLFVLWKHLKLPPPTKRQYAIAQYVATGPRRRMIQAWRGAAKTWITCAYALWRLYRNPNERIKIVSANEDKAIENAVFIKRLIHEVSHLQFLKAKGSQRDATQAFDVGPSDAAVTPSVSCVGITGQLTGGRATILISDDVEVPKNSLTEAMRERLAELIKEYDALVVPEGFDIIYLGTPQTEQSIYKKVRERGYACRIWPVRYPIDPNKYDGALCPELLAELLGDPSLAGRTVEPSRFTDMDLAEREASYGRSGFALQFMLDTSLADADRYPLKTSDLIVTDIDNDVAPVKLVWASGPQQCYGDDIPNLGFTGDRMYRPMNTSDVFKEYQGRLLVIDPSGRGGDETAWVVLYLLEGNLFLKAWGGFRSGYDKACLDGLALTAKQYRVNHVLIESNFGDGMFAALLEPVMSRVYPCTLEEVRATGQKERRIIDDLEPVLNQHRLIVDARAAKADAEACKGDEKEQKYSLLYQLTRVTKDRGCLRHDDRLDALAHGVRWFLTSLRVDAETQEREHLKKLDEARWAGFFSRRAEASSASTSNFARSRHR